A region from the Drosophila takahashii strain IR98-3 E-12201 chromosome 2L, DtakHiC1v2, whole genome shotgun sequence genome encodes:
- the mRpL24 gene encoding large ribosomal subunit protein uL24m, translated as MRITQYLASKLKNFSNLPKEYIERSKKQVYWQTPKEINYLPRTVERKRFRYTTNRSWTGHFRQQNMPGTARRHVLVEPIEDWSFFRGDRIEVLVGKDKGKQGIVTQVIPERNWVIVEGLNWHYRKVGGEKEFPGIIIKSEAPLHVTKDIRLVDPSDLQGTDFEWRFTEEGEKVRVSLRSGRIIPVPETNNQTHDYKTPNAYIEREKDTPGAVVGEITFQPKLSTFEMDIMEEMGIKEERTPAKSYWY; from the exons ATGCGTATAACACAATATTTGGCCAGCAAATTGAAGAACTTCTCCAATCTGCCCAAGGAATACATCGAGCGCAGCAAAAAGCAG GTGTACTGGCAAACTCCGAAGGAAATTAACTACCTGCCCCGCACAGTGGAGCGCAAGCGATTCCGCTACACCACAAATCGCTCATGGACGGGTCACTTCCGCCAACAAAATATGCCCGGAACAGCGCGTCGCCATGTGCTGGTGGAACCAATTG AGGACTGGAGCTTCTTCCGCGGCGATCGCATCGAAGTCCTGGTGGGCAAGGACAAGGGAAAGCAGGGAATCGTCACCCAGGTGATCCCCGAGCGCAACTGGGTCATTGTGGAGGGACTCAACTGGCACTACCGCAAGGTGGGCGGCGAGAAGGAGTTCCCCGGCATCATAATCAAGTCCGAGGCACCGCTGCATGTCACCAAGGACATCCGTCTGGTGGATCCCTCGGATCTGCAGGGCACTGACTTCGAGTGGCGCTTCACGGAGGAGGGCGAGAAGGTGCGTGTGTCGCTGAGATCGGGCAGAATCATACCCGTTCCGGAGACAAACAACCAGACGCACGATTACAAGACACCAAATGCCTATATCGAAAGGGAGAAGGATACGCCTG GCGCTGTTGTGGGCGAGATCACCTTCCAGCCCAAGCTGTCCACCTTTGAGATGGACATCATGGAGGAAATGGGCATCAAGGAGGAACGCACGCCGGCCAAGAGCTATTGGTACTAA
- the synr gene encoding uncharacterized protein synr — protein MGCGSSMDTQTNPVVTEVSSEMQPRQNGAAGNIVEQYVRLDEQISKLEGTCPGPRMATAEAWVEHLQGKHEAMLGLEGMGVAPLRERERETEEENVPLAAYTMGRQGDPIVANTPTKDLAQLAYNLGVIGDARKASMHEDFFANLSESALYLLSIRYYGELLEHTKVRLKTLVESYAELNELYVRQDGIIAYVSGGTYMTRLEESLDEQLEAARDTRDKLGSALEQWRICGLLLRAAANSSTQALKQWRQLGRMIDPKQKLQWALDCRSLLHASMISLEAAHLALPHVELKYMSHRQVLAVKHCNTYLITDIANKARYEHTTRVFTSYESNTSKTCTWLYETFNNTLRPDFDKAEETVSRLSKTLRDHREEVFGTVRK, from the exons ATGGGCTGCGGCTCCTCCATGGATACGCAGACGAATCCCGTCGTCACGGAGGTCAGCTCGGAAATGCAACCTCGCCAGAATGGCGCCGCCGGA AATATTGTCGAGCAGTATGTGCGGCTGGACGAGCAGATCAGCAAACTGGAGGGCACCTGTCCGGGTCCGCGAATGGCCACCGCCGAGGCTTGGGTGGAGCATTTGCAGGGCAAGCACGAGGCGATGCTGGGACTGGAGGGCATGGGAGTGGCGCCCCTGCGGGAGAGGGAACGGGAAACGGAGGAGGAGAACGTGCCCCTGGCAGCTTACACGATGGGCCGGCAGGGCGACCCAATTGTGGCCAACACGCCCACCAAGGACCTGGCCCAG CTCGCCTACAACCTGGGCGTAATTGGCGATGCCCGCAAGGCTTCCATGCACGAGGATTTCTTTGCCAACCTGAGCGAGTCGGCCTTGTATTTGCTCAGCATTCGTTACTACGGTGAGCTGCTGGAACACACGAAGGTGCGGCTGAAGACCCTGGTCGAAAGCTATGCGGAGTTGAACGAACTGTACGTGAGGCAGGATGGGATTATAGCGTACGTGAGCGGGGGAACGTACATGACGCGGCTGGAGGAGAGCCTCGACGAGCAGCTGGAGGCGGCCAGGGATACCAGAGATAAGCTGGGCAGCGCCCTGGAGCAGTGGCGCATCTGCGGATTACTGCTAAGAGCAGCTGCCAACTCCTCCACGCAGGCATTGAAGCAATGGCGACAGCTGGGCAGGATGAT AGATCCCAAGCAGAAGCTGCAGTGGGCCTTGGACTGCCGCAGTCTGCTACACGCCTCCATGATTTCCCTGGAGGCGGCTCATCTGGCTCTGCCGCACGTGGAGCTGAAGTACATGAGTCATCGCCAAGTGCTAGCCGTCAAGCACTGCAATACCTACCTGATCACGGACATAGCCAACAAGGCGCG TTACGAACACACCACTCGCGTCTTTACCAGCTACGAATCGAATACGTCCAAAACCTGCACTTGGCTCTACGAGACCTTCAACAACACTCTGCGTCCCGACTTTGACAAAGCGGAGGAGACTGTTAGCCGGCTGTCCAAGACGCTACGTGATCATCGCGAGGAGGTCTTTGGCACAGTGCGCAAATGA
- the Sgs1 gene encoding mucin-2, translating to MKIALIYITVSILLIQFVEVKADYDWEDLPDGPVEEIIPGDGGDTIWNPDPMEPCECEDNPTTTERPTRRRTKRTTTRRTTTRRTTTRRTTKKKTTRRTTRRRHTTTTPATPDTDAPSTTTDETCTSPPATCSCSDQTTASTTDTAPDTTTPRSPCSVDTSTAIPPCTCPQETSSAIPTSTCSVETSTALHTCPCGIETTTASRCETTTTTSTASTPRCPTTTTTPRAPTTTSTTRATSTTTTPRCPTTTPRASTTTSPTRVTSTTTTPRCPTTTTPRVPTTTPTTRGTSTTTTPRPSTPTCSCAPITSTPRGPTTTPHAPTTTSPTRATSTTTTPRCPTTTPRAPTTTSTTRVTSTSTTPRCPTTTTPRAPTTTSTTRATSTTTTPRCPTTTTPRAPTTTSPTRRPNNNPACSNNHFPNKGHVDNYHSKTLNTDVFMCSNNFHTKRPNNNPACSNNHFHNKGHVDNYHPKMPNNNNPACSNNHSHNKGHVDNYHSKTLNTDVFMCSNNFHTKRPNNNPACSNNHFPNKGNVDNYHSKMPNNNPACSNNHSNNKGHVDNYHPKMPNNNNPACSNNHSHNKGHVDNYHSKTLNTDVFMCSNNFHTKRPNNNPASPTTTTPRAPTTTPTTRGTSTTTTPRPSTPTCSCAPITSTPRGPTTTSRAPTTTPTTRGTSTTTTPRCPTTTTPRSPTTTSTTRGTSTTTTPRCQTTTTSRAPTTTPTTRVTSTTTTPRCPTTTPLTTPTPASTTTPCPPTTTPTSPPSTTRSCTTTTPAITVPTTTRTTPRPSTTTRRPCPCRPQPPSQIPPWNWWYPFPTFPNPGWPWQPNPVFPQWPQFPGFPNPQWPQLPGNQPWPAPMPSPQWPWPWPRPPVVIPPSNECENICENLLKGVKYQEDLIRRCLCARP from the exons atgaaaatagcCCTGATCTACATAACTG TGAGCATTCTGCTCATACAGTTTGTAGAGGTTAAAGCCGATTACGATTGGGAAGATCTTCCGGATGGACCCGTCGAAGAAATAATACCCGGAGATGGAGGTGACACTATCTGGAACCCCGATCCAATGGAGCCCTGTGAGTGCGAGGATAATCCGACCACAACCGAGAGACCGACTAGAAGACGTACCAAGCGAACAACCACGAGACGAACAACAACGAGACGAACAACCACGAGGCGAACCACCAAAAAAAAGACAACCAGAAGGACTACTCGTAGAAGACACACCACAACCACTCCAGCTACACCGGATACAGATGCGCCTTCTACGACCACGGATGAAACGTGCACTTCTCCTCCAGCAACGTGCAGTTGCTCCGATCAAACTACTGCGAGCACTACAGACACAGCCCCCGACACTACTACCCCAAGAAGTCCCTGTAGCGTTGACACTTCTACTGCAATTCCTCCTTGCACCTGTCCCCAAGAAACTTCTAGTGCAATACCTACCAGTACCTGTAGCGTCGAGACTTCTACGGCACTACATACCTGTCCATGTGGCATAGAAACAACCACAGCATCGCGAtgtgaaacaacaacaacaacatccacAGCTTCCACTCCAAGatgcccaacaacaacaacaaccccgCGTGCTCCAACAACCACTTCCACAACAAGGGCAACGTCGACAACTACCACTCCAAGATGCCCAACAACAACCCCGCGTGCTTCAACAACCACTTCCCCAACAAGGGTCACGTCGACAACTACCACTCCAAGatgcccaacaacaacaaccccgCGTGTTCCAACAACCACTCCCACAACAAGGGGCACGTCGACAACTACCACTCCAAGACCCTCAACACCGACGTGTTCATGTGCTCCAATAACTTCCACACCAAGAGGCCCAACAACAACCCCGCATGCTCCAACAACCACTTCCCCAACAAGGGCTACGTCGACAACTACCACTCCAAGATGCCCAACAACAACCCCGCGTGCTCCAACAACCACTTCCACAACAAGGGTCACGTCGACATCTACCACCCCAAGatgcccaacaacaacaaccccgCGTGCTCCAACAACCACTTCCACAACAAGGGCTACGTCGACAACTACCACTCCAAGatgcccaacaacaacaaccccgCGTGCTCCAACAACCACTTCCCCAACAAGG AGGCCCAACAACAACCCCGCGTGCTCCAACAACCACTTCCCCAATAAGGGTCACGTCGACAACTACCACTCCAAGACCCTCAACACCGACGTGTTCATGTGCTCCAATAACTTCCACACCAAGAGGCCCAACAACAACCCCGCGTGCTCCAACAACCACTTCCACAACAAGGGTCACGTCGACAACTACCACCCCAAGatgcccaacaacaacaaccccgCGTGCTCCAACAACCACTCCCACAACAAGGGGCACGTCGACAACTACCACTCCAAGACCCTCAACACCGACGTGTTCATGTGCTCCAATAACTTCCACACCAAGAGGCCCAACAACAACCCCGCGTGCTCCAACAACCACTTCCCCAACAAGGGCAACGTCGACAACTACCACTCCAAGATGCCCAACAACAACCCCGCGTGCTCCAACAACCACTCCAACAACAAGGGGCACGTCGACAACTACCACCCCAAGatgcccaacaacaacaaccccgCGTGCTCCAACAACCACTCCCACAACAAGGGGCACGTCGACAACTACCACTCCAAGACCCTCAACACCGACGTGTTCATGTGCTCCAATAACTTCCACACCAAGAGGCCCAACAACAACCCCGC aagcccaacaacaacaacaccgcgTGCTCCAACAACTACTCCCACAACAAGGGGCACGTCGACAACTACCACTCCAAGACCCTCAACACCGACGTGTTCATGTGCTCCAATAACTTCCACACCAAGAGGCCCAACAACAACCTCGCGTGCTCCAACAACCACTCCCACAACAAGGGGCACATCGACAACTACCACCCCAAGatgcccaacaacaacaaccccgCGTTCTCCAACAACCACTTCTACAACAAGGGGCACGTCGACAACTACCACCCCAAGAtgccaaacaacaacaacctcGCGTGCTCCAACAACCACTCCCACAACAAGGGTCACGTCGACAACTACCACACCAAGATGCCCAACAACTACTCCACTGACAACTCCTACACCTGCCTCCACAACGACCCCTTGTCCGCCCACAACGACTCCAACAAGTCCTCCTTCAACAACCCGGAGTTGTACCACTACAACACCAGCAATCACAGTTCCCACGACAACCAGGACAACACCTCGTCCGTCAACCACAACGCGTCGTCCTTGCCCTTGCCGGCCACAACCTCCCAGCCAGATTCCGCCGTGGAATTGGTGGTATCCTTTTCCAACTTTCCCCAACCCCGGATGGCCCTGGCAGCCAAACCCAGTTTTCCCGCAGTGGCCACAGTTCCCAGGATTTCCCAATCCTCAGTGGCCGCAGTTACCGGGTAATCAGCCCTGGCCGGCACCAATGCCTTCTCCTCAGTGGCCCTGGCCTTGGCCAAGACCACCAGTAGTGATTCCACCATCCAACGAATGTGAGAACATATGCGAAAACCTCTTAAAGGGAGTAAAGTATCAGGAAGATCTCATCAGAAGGTGCTTGTGTGCACGTCCATAA
- the hoe2 gene encoding P protein, with protein sequence MGLRDTIRNLRPDSPGRDKTSIELQHRSPRSGCHHNQVAALQVTEQSLQVWRALPAEIRHDPSMASFQMENERIHGSSAGASDDEDEDGYDEVEIKNSHRIQDEPCSSYAGSDFLDIKVRPGDENATDDEATTHSDHEAANGPGNAKSLARRIHHKSKRSKEQRQRDKLWKRGGLLLFWLLAAVVLISVGEKHLLEKTIDVPQGEKGKFFKLIQKPTGDFRLKIHGAFRELSTLDAPENETLSFGFLTVQPQVSTYVGENRSKVFQDILPAWRLPLLNEEELVRAPATGSNRTYQMTQELSDFLAEKDSEFRLHIHSDVETDLAIILNYNPLIVNARTGSILAGLILLIFYALLVWELFERTFVAMICSILSVTALACFNDRPNMDEIIQWMDMELLTLLFCMMLLILILTETGVFDYLAVFCFEISGGKIWPMIYSLCLVTCLVSSVLDNMTTVLLLTPVAIRLCEVMQLDPLPVVMGIIVHANIGGALTPIGDPISIIVSTNHFIVDNDVTFPTFVAHTFPGVLLAVIQSCVYLRLFYHNIDALRLNEPKEMSELRREMKVWQRALNAVASCSKDAQLVRGTLQGKVKQLKRTIRRLQKGVGSSEVYTNTLDELKQKYPIKNKTLLLQSAGALMFVIICFFIQSVPHWRTLPLGWVALLGVILLLIILNRDDMEHLMHRIEWTTLLFFAAMFVMMECVERLGIFSCIGELTEHVILSVGKSHRLAMAIFMILWMSALASSILDSIPVAAMMVKLVTSLVAKPSLGLPLQPLVWALTLGASMGGNGTLYGASANVIAAGIAEQHGYKLSFTRYLRTVFPMMLGQITLMTIYLLVAHVVFEWH encoded by the exons ATGGGTCTGCGGGATACCATACGCAATCTGCGGCCGGATAGTCCCGGTCGGGACAAGACCAGCATCGAGTTGCAGCATCGGAGTCCCAGGAGTGGATGTCATCACAACCAGGTGGCTGCCCTTCAGGTCACCGAACAGTCGCTACAGGTATGGCGCGCACTGCCCGCCGAAATTCGCCACGATCCCAGCATGGCCAGTTTTCAGATGGAGAACGAACGCATTCATG GTTCCTCCGCCGGAGCCTCTGAcgacgaggatgaggatggcTACGATGAGGTCGAAATAAAAAACTCCCATCGCATTCAGGACGAGCCGTGCTCCAGTTATGCCGGCTCCGACTTTCTGGACATTAAGGTCAGGCCAGGTGATGAGAATGCCACCGATGACGAGGCCACCACCCATTCCGACCACGAAGCGGCCAATGGACCAGGGAATGCCAAGTCCCTGGCCCGCCGCATCCATCACAAATCCAAGCGCTCCAAGGAGCAGCGACAGCGGGACAAATTGTGGAAACGGGGTGGTCTGCTGCTCTTTTGGCTGCTGGCCGCCGTAGTCCTAATCTCGGTGGGCGAGAAGCATCTGCTGGAGAAGACAATCGATGTGCCGCAGGGCGAGAAGGGAAAGT tttttaagctaaTTCAAAAGCCCACTGGTGACTTTCGCTTGAAGATCCATGGCGCTTTCAGGGAGCTCTCCACGCTGGATGCCCCTGAAAATGAGACTTTGAGCTTCGGATTTCTGACTGTGCAGCCGCAGGTGTCCACTTACGTTGGCGAGAATCGCAGCAAGGTGTTTCAG gACATTCTCCCCGCTTGGCGTTTGCCTCTGCTCAACGAAGAGGAGTTGGTACGTGCTCCGGCCACCGGGAGTAATCGCACCTATCAGATGACCCAGGAACTAAGTGATTTCCTGGCCGAGAAGGACAGCGAATTCCGCTTGCATATCCACAGCGATGTGGAGACGGACTTGGCCATCATTCTCAACTACAATCCTCTGATAGTGAATGCCAGGACGGGCAGTATCCTGGCTGGTTTAATCCTGCTGATCTTCTATGCCCTGCTGGTGTGGGAACTGTTCGAAAGAACCTTTGTGGCCATGATCTGTTCGATTCTTTCGGTCACAGCACTGGCCTGCTTTAATG ATCGTCCCAATATGGATGAGATTATCCAGTGGATGGACATGGAGCTACTCACTCTACTCTTTTGCATGATGCTGCTCATTTTGATACTGACGGAAACAGGGGTTTTCGACTACCTAGCCGTTTTTTGTTTCGAGATTTCGGGTGGCAAGATATGGCCCATGATTTATAGCCTCTGTTTGGTCACCTGTCTGGTGTCCAGTGTGCTGGACAACATGACCACCGTGCTGCTCCTGACCCCCGTGGCCATCCGTTTGTGCGAGGTGATGCAGCTGGATCCCCTGCCCGTGGTGATGGGCATTATAGTGCACGCCAATATCGGAGGAGCCCTTACGCCCATCGGAGATCCCATCAGTATTATAGTCAGCACGAATCATTTCATTGTGGATAAT gatGTAACCTTTCCCACTTTTGTGGCCCATACTTTCCCTGGAGTTCTCCTAGCTGTCATCCAAAGCTGCGTTTATCTCCGTCTTTTCTATCACAATATCGATGCACTGCGTCTCAATGAGCCCAAGGAGATGAGTGAACTGAGGAGGGAGATGAAGGTGTGGCAGAGGGCCCTGAATGCCGTGGCCTCCTGCTCCAAGGATGCCCAGTTGGTCAGGGGAACGCTTCAGGGGAAAGTTAAGCAGCTCAAGAGGACGATTAGAAGATTGCAAAAGGGCGTGGGATCCTCGGAGGTCTACACCAACACGCTGGATGAGCTTAAGCAGAAG TATCCCATCAAAAACAAGACGCTGCTACTCCAATCCGCTGGAGCTTTGATGTTCGTCATCATATGCTTCTTTATCCAATCCGTGCCCCATTGGAGGACCCTGCCCCTCGGCTGGGTGGCTCTGCTGGGCGTGATCCTGCTGCTGATCATCCTGAATCGCGACGACATGGAGCACCTGATGCACCGCATCGAATGGACCACGCTGCTCTTCTTCGCCGCCATGTTCGTGATGATGGAGTGCGTGGAGCGGCTGGGGATCTTCTCGTGCATCGGTGAGCTCACCGAGCATGTGATTCTGTCGGTGGGCAAGAGTCATCGCCTGGCCATGGCCATCTTTATGATACTGTGGATGTCGGCGCTGGCCTCCTCCATCTTGGACAGTATTCCGGTGGCCGCCATGATGGTCAAGTTGGTCACGTCGCTGGTGGCCAAACCTTCGCTGGGTTTGCCACTTCAGCCACTAGTTTGGGCCTTAACCCTGGGCGCTTCGATGGGCGGGAATGGAACGCTCTATGGAGCATCGGCCAATGTCATTGCAGCCGGAATTGCTGAGCAACATGGCTATAAGCTCTCGTTCACCCGGTATTTGAGGACTGTTTTTCCCATGATGCTGGGACAGATCACCCTGATGACTATCTATCTGTTGGTGGCCCACGTTGTCTTTGAATGGCATTAA